The genomic interval CTACTGATTGGCTGTAGACCCATAGGCATCTTGTTTTTTACCGTGCCCGGCATGGTGAATCCTGGCCTCAGGGAGTTTGGCGCACGCGTTCGAGCATTGCGCGAGCAAGCGGGTTTGAGCCAAGAGGCCTTGGCGGCCCGCGCTGGCATTCACCGCACATACATCGGCGGAGTGGAACGCGGCGAGAGAAACGTCGGGCTGAAAAACATCCTACGCATCGCTGCGGCGCTCGATGTTCCCACGTCGGCCCTCTTCGAGAGGGCGGAATGAGCGCGGTCAAGAATCCCTACCAAGGTCGGCCGGAGACCGATTGGCCGAAGATCACCCGACGACTTCTTGCACGGCATCCACTCAAAGCGGCCACGATTCTCGAGGTTGCGGAAGTGACTTGGGAAAGGCTTTGGTCTACGACTCTTTCCCTGGTCGATACCGCCTGTTGGCCCCCGT from Pirellulales bacterium carries:
- a CDS encoding helix-turn-helix transcriptional regulator, whose protein sequence is MVNPGLREFGARVRALREQAGLSQEALAARAGIHRTYIGGVERGERNVGLKNILRIAAALDVPTSALFERAE